A window of the Diorhabda carinulata isolate Delta chromosome 1, icDioCari1.1, whole genome shotgun sequence genome harbors these coding sequences:
- the LOC130899712 gene encoding TBC1 domain family member 22B: MESDHLEKSSFWKKNVKSVAGRPSPKREGKDIKRTPGSTSFQDFQASVSDAWDLDDDEFCVISGLENTKISKKVAHSAALNVLNSHRSNYEFESSTENKKNEKVDSLETEQNKISRIPGRPKPIRRLPNEQEGVENKLEKFQNLLENSTTLQELCHLSWSGIPGKVKGITWRLLSGYLPMNIERRNEVLERKRQDYWSLVEKYYYTEHDETNRDIQHQINIDVPRMNPSIPLFQQKTVQTMFERILFIWSIRHPASGYVQGINDLVTPFYIVFLQEFLKEDEPFEKCFVDQLTEEQRRIVEADSFWCLSKFMDSIQDNYVFAQIGIQKKVLQLEELIKRVDESLHKHLKEHNVSYLQFSFRWLNNLLTRELPLRCTIRLWDTYLAESDCFATFQLYVCAAFLLYWKDCLMQQHDFQGLLLLLQNLPTQSWTSSQISLLVAEAYKLKVMFADAPNHLLSNTTGDS, encoded by the exons ATGGAAAGTGACCATCTTGAGAAATCTTCTTTTTGGAAGAAGAATGTGAAGTCAGTAGCTGGAAG GCCGAGCCCCAAAAGAGAAGGAAAAGATATCAAGAGAACACCGGGCTCGACATCATTTCAAGATTTTCAGGCATCAGTTAGTGATGCTTGGGACCTAGACGATGACGAATTTTGTGTAATATCGGGACTAGAAa atacaaagatatcaaaaaaagtcGCACACTCAGCAGCTTTAAATGTTCTAAATAGTCACAGAAGTAACTATGAGTTTGAATCAtctactgaaaataaaaaaaatgaaaaagttgataGCTTGGAAACTGAACAGAATAAAATCAGTCGAATACCTGGTAGACCAAAACCAATTCGTAGATTACCAAATGAACAAGAAGGAGTAgagaataaattagaaaaattccaaaatctTCTAG aaaattcaacaACACTACAGGAATTGTGCCATCTTAGTTGGTCGGGAATACCAGGAAAAGTGAAAGGAATTACATGGAGACTGCTTTCAGGATATCTTCCAATGAATATAGAACGAAGAAATGAGGTATTAGAAAGGAAAAGACAGGACTATTGGTCTTTAGTAGAAAAGTATTATTACACTGAACATGATGAAACCAACCGTGATATTCAACACCAAATTAATATTGATGTGCCAAGAATGAATCCTTCTATAccattatttcaacaaaaaacagTACAAACCATGTTtgaaagaatattatttatatggtCAATACGTCATCCTGCCTCTGGATATGTGCAGGGTATAAATGACTTAGTAACTCCTTTTTATATagtgtttttacaagaatttttaAAGGAAGATGAACCATTTGAAAAGTGTTTTGTGGACCAATTAACTGAAGAACAACGAAGGATAGTTGAAGCAGATTCATTTTGGTGTTTATCCAAATTTATGGATAGTATACAAGATAATTATGTTTTTGCACAAATAGGTATTCAAAAAAAGGTGTTACAGCTTGAGGAATTGATTAAAAGAGTTGATGAAAGTTTACATAAACATTTGAAAGAGCATAACGTTAGTTATCTTCAATTTTCCTTTAGATGGCTGAATAATTTATTGACTCGAGAACTGCCATTGCGTTGCACCATCAGATTATGGGATACCTACCTTGCTGAAAGTGATTGCTTTGCAACATTTCAGTTATATGTTTGTGCTGCCTTCCTCCTTTATTGGAAAGATTGTTTAATGCAACAACATGACTTTCAGGGATTACTTTTGTTGTTGCAGAATCTACCGACTCAATCCTGGACTAGTTCTCAAATAAGTTTATTGGTGGCCGAGGCCTACAAACTTAAAGTTATGTTTGCTGATGCTCCCAATCATCTTTTAAGTAATACCACCGGTGATAGTtga